A window of the Lactuca sativa cultivar Salinas chromosome 7, Lsat_Salinas_v11, whole genome shotgun sequence genome harbors these coding sequences:
- the LOC111914052 gene encoding protein FLX-like 1 isoform X3, translating into MSGRNRGPPLPMKGPSHAGLAPIHEPPYGRNLGPMPHPALLEEMREAQFGMGPRQLPPHPAIIEERLAAQHQDIQGLLVDNQRLAATHVALKQELEAAQHELQQTDRFARNFLMEKDMQMRELYEKSAKMEHDLHGVEAMRAELMQLHADINELTSTRQKLTSQVQGMTQDLARATADLQQVPGLKSEIDGLRQELQHARAAIEHEKKGHAENYEHGQVMEKNLLSMARELEKLRAEMANAEKRARAAAAVAVANQNPGYNPNYVNTEANYSGNPFPASYSMNPPGAEGYPQYGPGPGSWGSYDMQRAQGHR; encoded by the exons ATGTCTGGGAGGAATCGTGGACCTCCACTTCCAATGAAAGGCCCATCTCATGCTGGATTGGCACCCATTCACGAGCCTCCATATGGAAGGAATCTAGGTCCAATGCCTCATCCTGCATTGCTTGAGGAGATGAGGGAAGCTCAATTTGGAATGGGTCCCAGACAACTCCCTCCTCACCCTGCTATCATTGAGGAGCGATTAGCAGCTCAACATCAGGACATTCAAGGGCTTTTGGTTGATAATCAGAGGTTAGCTGCAACCCATGTTGCACTCAAGCAAGAACTTGAAGCTGCACAACATGAGCTTCAACAAACAGACCGTTTTGCTCGCAATTTCCTCATGGAGAAAGATATGCAGATGAGAGAGTTGTATGAGAAGTCAGCAAAAATGGAACACGATCTTCATGGAGTAGAAGCTATGCGTGCTGAGCTTATGCAATTACATGCTGACATCAATGAGCTGACTTCTACACGCCAAAAACTTACTAGTCAAGTTCAGGGTATGACTCAAGATCTTGCTAGAGCTACTGCTGACTTGCAGCAAGTCCCAGGACTGAAGTCAGAAATTGATGGGCTTAGACAAGAATTACAACATGCAAG GGCTGCAATTGAACATGAGAAGAAGGGGCATGCAGAGAACTATGAACATGGTCAAGTGATGGAGAAGAATTTACTCTCTATGGCTCGTGAGCTTGAAAAATTGCGTGCTGAGATGGCTAATGCTGAAAAGCGGGCCCGTGCTGCTGCAGCTGTAGCTGTAGCCAATCAAAATCCAG GATATAACCCAAATTATGTCAATACTGAAGCTAACTATTCAGGGAATCCTTTCCCTGCAAGTTATTCCATGAATCCT CCTGGAGCAGAAGGTTACCCTCAGTATGGGCCTGGGCCTGGATCTTGGGGATCATATGATATGCAAAGGGCTCAAGGACACAGATAG
- the LOC111913374 gene encoding uncharacterized protein LOC111913374, whose product MEALWNLEDKWKLSTQEAILFFACTVFLIVVVVGFCAATVWRQRATKTIQDGGGVVDPPGHWVTVKKALTGSVRWSKASKWGGDLSASRKEQPTPLLARGGGEKGWPSHNAVSPVWQRPILMGEKCELPRFSGLILYDEGGKPLDQARAPNIQEQPTVRATLRDLL is encoded by the exons ATGGAAGCACTTTGGAATCTAGAAGATAAATGGAAGCTTTCCACACAAGAAGCAATCCTCTTCTTCGCATGCACCGTTTTCCTCATTGTGGTGGTTGTCGGGTTTTGTGCCGCCACAGTGTGGCGGCAGAGAGCTACAAAAACCATTCAAGACGGTGGCGGCGTGGTGGACCCGCCGGGACATTGGGTGACAGTGAAGAAGGCTTTGACGGGGTCGGTGCGGTGGAGCAAGGCGAGTAAATGGGGCGGTGATTTGAGTGCTAGCCGGAAAGAGCAGCCCACTCCGTTGCTGGCCAGAGGTGGCGGCGAAAAGGGGTGGCCCAGCCATAATGCGGTGTCTCCGGTGTGGCAGCGGCCGATACTTATGGGCGAGAAGTGTGAGCTGCCGAGGTTTAGTGGGCTTATTCTTTATGATGAAGGAGGGAAGCCGTTAGATCAAGCACGTGCTCCTAATATCCAG GAACAGCCTACGGTTAGAGCTACTTTGCGAGATCTTTTatag
- the LOC111914052 gene encoding protein FLX-like 1 isoform X1 produces MSGRNRGPPLPMKGPSHAGLAPIHEPPYGRNLGPMPHPALLEEMREAQFGMGPRQLPPHPAIIEERLAAQHQDIQGLLVDNQRLAATHVALKQELEAAQHELQQTDRFARNFLMEKDMQMRELYEKSAKMEHDLHGVEAMRAELMQLHADINELTSTRQKLTSQVQGMTQDLARATADLQQVPGLKSEIDGLRQELQHARAAIEHEKKGHAENYEHGQVMEKNLLSMARELEKLRAEMANAEKRARAAAAVAVANQNPGYNPNYVNTEANYSGNPFPASYSMNPVSYLIFLVSFLGIISFWGSIFFINVTNNQLQPGAEGYPQYGPGPGSWGSYDMQRAQGHR; encoded by the exons ATGTCTGGGAGGAATCGTGGACCTCCACTTCCAATGAAAGGCCCATCTCATGCTGGATTGGCACCCATTCACGAGCCTCCATATGGAAGGAATCTAGGTCCAATGCCTCATCCTGCATTGCTTGAGGAGATGAGGGAAGCTCAATTTGGAATGGGTCCCAGACAACTCCCTCCTCACCCTGCTATCATTGAGGAGCGATTAGCAGCTCAACATCAGGACATTCAAGGGCTTTTGGTTGATAATCAGAGGTTAGCTGCAACCCATGTTGCACTCAAGCAAGAACTTGAAGCTGCACAACATGAGCTTCAACAAACAGACCGTTTTGCTCGCAATTTCCTCATGGAGAAAGATATGCAGATGAGAGAGTTGTATGAGAAGTCAGCAAAAATGGAACACGATCTTCATGGAGTAGAAGCTATGCGTGCTGAGCTTATGCAATTACATGCTGACATCAATGAGCTGACTTCTACACGCCAAAAACTTACTAGTCAAGTTCAGGGTATGACTCAAGATCTTGCTAGAGCTACTGCTGACTTGCAGCAAGTCCCAGGACTGAAGTCAGAAATTGATGGGCTTAGACAAGAATTACAACATGCAAG GGCTGCAATTGAACATGAGAAGAAGGGGCATGCAGAGAACTATGAACATGGTCAAGTGATGGAGAAGAATTTACTCTCTATGGCTCGTGAGCTTGAAAAATTGCGTGCTGAGATGGCTAATGCTGAAAAGCGGGCCCGTGCTGCTGCAGCTGTAGCTGTAGCCAATCAAAATCCAG GATATAACCCAAATTATGTCAATACTGAAGCTAACTATTCAGGGAATCCTTTCCCTGCAAGTTATTCCATGAATCCTGTAAGTTATCTCATTTTCTTAGTTTCTTTCTTAGGGATTATTTCTTTCTGGGgctcaattttttttatcaatgttACAAATAATCAGTTGCAGCCTGGAGCAGAAGGTTACCCTCAGTATGGGCCTGGGCCTGGATCTTGGGGATCATATGATATGCAAAGGGCTCAAGGACACAGATAG
- the LOC111914052 gene encoding protein FLX-like 1 isoform X2: MSGRNRGPPLPMKGPSHAGLAPIHEPPYGRNLGPMPHPALLEEMREAQFGMGPRQLPPHPAIIEERLAAQHQDIQGLLVDNQRLAATHVALKQELEAAQHELQQTDRFARNFLMEKDMQMRELYEKSAKMEHDLHGVEAMRAELMQLHADINELTSTRQKLTSQVQGMTQDLARATADLQQVPGLKSEIDGLRQELQHARAAIEHEKKGHAENYEHGQVMEKNLLSMARELEKLRAEMANAEKRARAAAAVAVANQNPGYNPNYVNTEANYSGNPFPASYSMNPLQPGAEGYPQYGPGPGSWGSYDMQRAQGHR, from the exons ATGTCTGGGAGGAATCGTGGACCTCCACTTCCAATGAAAGGCCCATCTCATGCTGGATTGGCACCCATTCACGAGCCTCCATATGGAAGGAATCTAGGTCCAATGCCTCATCCTGCATTGCTTGAGGAGATGAGGGAAGCTCAATTTGGAATGGGTCCCAGACAACTCCCTCCTCACCCTGCTATCATTGAGGAGCGATTAGCAGCTCAACATCAGGACATTCAAGGGCTTTTGGTTGATAATCAGAGGTTAGCTGCAACCCATGTTGCACTCAAGCAAGAACTTGAAGCTGCACAACATGAGCTTCAACAAACAGACCGTTTTGCTCGCAATTTCCTCATGGAGAAAGATATGCAGATGAGAGAGTTGTATGAGAAGTCAGCAAAAATGGAACACGATCTTCATGGAGTAGAAGCTATGCGTGCTGAGCTTATGCAATTACATGCTGACATCAATGAGCTGACTTCTACACGCCAAAAACTTACTAGTCAAGTTCAGGGTATGACTCAAGATCTTGCTAGAGCTACTGCTGACTTGCAGCAAGTCCCAGGACTGAAGTCAGAAATTGATGGGCTTAGACAAGAATTACAACATGCAAG GGCTGCAATTGAACATGAGAAGAAGGGGCATGCAGAGAACTATGAACATGGTCAAGTGATGGAGAAGAATTTACTCTCTATGGCTCGTGAGCTTGAAAAATTGCGTGCTGAGATGGCTAATGCTGAAAAGCGGGCCCGTGCTGCTGCAGCTGTAGCTGTAGCCAATCAAAATCCAG GATATAACCCAAATTATGTCAATACTGAAGCTAACTATTCAGGGAATCCTTTCCCTGCAAGTTATTCCATGAATCCT TTGCAGCCTGGAGCAGAAGGTTACCCTCAGTATGGGCCTGGGCCTGGATCTTGGGGATCATATGATATGCAAAGGGCTCAAGGACACAGATAG